From Mytilus galloprovincialis chromosome 9, xbMytGall1.hap1.1, whole genome shotgun sequence, the proteins below share one genomic window:
- the LOC143044509 gene encoding zinc finger Y-chromosomal protein 1-like → MNEEHCGIREKLLPKVTHNSNMSEEGAGQSSDMSTEGAGQSSDMSTQGAGQSSDLSTEGAGQSSDMSTEGAGPSSDVRVQVVSDTGKLHKYLYKFKGIKPYRCGVCNKEFDDQASVERHISSHTIKSAKRFLCTECGAEFDKKMLLEQHKLHADIKQYKCKSEWCKRSFHTKHGLLIHERTCRGRPFHCSICENSYLSSIMLKRHMANSHDEPLYKCGLCRKVFTQHKFLRKHMKEHADGEHGAGTGKVYNCDACQKEYSEKSKLQALSVDIDNKYLKIYFCTDCMSKEALSQVYANTPERTHEVIQID, encoded by the coding sequence ATGAATGAAGAACATTGTGGGATCAGAGAGAAACTGTTACCAAAAGTAACTCACAACTCTAATATGTCTGAGGAAGGGGCTGGTCAGAGTTCTGATATGTCTACAGAAGGGGCTGGTCAGAGTTCTGATATGTCTACACAAGGGGCTGGTCAGAGTTCTGATTTGTCTACAGAAGGGGCTGGTCAGAGTTCTGATATGTCTACAGAAGGGGCTGGTCCGAGTTCTGATGTTCGAGTCCAAGTCGTATCAGACACTGGTAAACTacataaatatttgtataaatttaaagGGATAAAACCTTATAGATGTGGTGTTTGTAATAAAGAATTTGATGATCAAGCTTCTGTTGAAAGACATATCAGCAGCCATACAATTAAAAGTGCCAAACGATTTTTATGCACGGAATGTGGAGCAGAGTTTGACAAGAAAATGTTGCTAGAACAACATAAACTACATGCAGACATTAAACAGTACAAATGTAAGAGTGAATGGTGTAAGAGATCTTTTCATACAAAACATGGATTATTGATACACGAGAGAACATGTCGGGGTAGACCTTTTCACTGTAGCATTTGTGAAAACAGTTACCTTAGTAGCATCATGTTGAAAAGGCACATGGCTAACTCACATGATGAACCACTTTATAAATGTGGACTCTGCAGAAAAGTATTTACTCAGCATAAATTTCTACGGAAACATATGAAAGAACATGCCGACGGTGAACATGGTGCAGGAACTGGCAAAGTATACAATTGTGACGCATGCCAAAAAGAATACAGCGAAAAAAGTAAATTACAGGCGCTCTCTGTGGATATTGATAACAagtatttgaaaatttatttttgtaccGATTGTATGTCAAAGGAGGCGCTCAGCCAGGTATACGCCAATACGCCCGAGCGTACGCATGAAGTGATCCAAATAGATTAA